The following coding sequences lie in one Flavobacterium sp. 20NA77.7 genomic window:
- a CDS encoding DUF3108 domain-containing protein has translation MKRIFSLSILFILINSFNTEEIDSYSIGEFLKFRIHYGLVNAGHATLEVKDATLAGKKMHHVIGKGYTTGMTKFFFKVDDNYESYFDKETNKPYVFIRKINEGGYTKNQQGYFNQANNTVLVKDYKNNTEKTFKVPEEVQDIISSFYHLRNHPKVDELKIDESISIDMFFDDETFKFKLKFIGKENINTKFGDINCMVFKPFVQAGRVFKEEESLTVWISDDNNKIPVRIKASLAVGSLKADLEEYKGLKHPIKFK, from the coding sequence ATGAAAAGAATTTTTTCGCTTTCCATCCTATTTATTCTAATAAATTCTTTCAACACAGAAGAAATTGACTCCTATTCAATAGGTGAATTTCTTAAATTTCGCATACATTATGGTTTGGTAAATGCTGGTCATGCAACATTAGAAGTAAAAGATGCGACTTTAGCTGGCAAAAAAATGCATCATGTTATAGGAAAGGGTTATACAACAGGAATGACAAAATTTTTTTTCAAAGTAGACGATAATTATGAAAGTTATTTTGACAAAGAAACCAACAAACCTTATGTTTTTATTAGAAAAATTAACGAAGGAGGCTATACTAAAAATCAGCAAGGGTATTTTAACCAAGCAAATAACACCGTTTTGGTAAAAGACTATAAAAACAATACTGAAAAAACATTTAAAGTCCCGGAAGAAGTTCAAGACATCATTTCTTCTTTTTATCACTTAAGAAATCATCCAAAAGTAGACGAACTAAAAATTGACGAATCTATTTCCATTGATATGTTTTTTGACGATGAAACCTTTAAATTTAAACTAAAATTTATTGGTAAAGAAAATATAAACACTAAATTTGGAGACATCAATTGTATGGTTTTTAAACCTTTCGTTCAAGCGGGAAGAGTTTTTAAAGAAGAAGAAAGTTTAACCGTTTGGATATCAGACGACAATAATAAAATTCCTGTTCGAATAAAAGCAAGCTTGGCTGTAGGTTCATTAAAAGCAGATTTAGAAGAATATAAAGGACTGAAGCATCCTATAAAATTTAAATAA
- the hppD gene encoding 4-hydroxyphenylpyruvate dioxygenase, with amino-acid sequence MSQEIKSVEYGLEKIFEGAQDFLPLLGTDYVELYVGNAKQAAHFYKTAFGFQSLAYAGLETGVKDCASYVLKQDKIRLVLTTALNSNSPIGEHVKKHGDGVKVIALWVEDAKNAFKETTKRGAKPYFEPTVEKDENGEVIRAGIYGAYGETVFIFVERKNYNGVFLPGYNEWKSEYNPEPVGLKYIDHMVGNTGWNRMNEAVKWFEDVMGFVNFLSFDDKQITTEYSALMSKVMSNGNGRIKFPINEPANGKKRSQIEEYLDFYEDEGVQHIAVATDDIISTVAKMRERGIEFLSTPPQAYYDAIPERLKDHMSKFKEDITELQKLGIMIDADDEGYLLQIFTKPVEDRPTLFFEIIQRMGAKGFGAGNFKALFESIEREQELRGTL; translated from the coding sequence ATGTCACAAGAAATAAAATCAGTCGAATACGGCTTAGAAAAAATATTTGAAGGAGCACAAGACTTTTTACCTTTATTAGGAACAGACTATGTGGAACTATATGTGGGCAACGCAAAACAAGCGGCTCATTTTTACAAAACCGCTTTTGGTTTTCAATCTTTAGCCTATGCAGGATTAGAAACAGGAGTGAAAGACTGCGCATCATATGTATTGAAACAAGACAAAATTCGTTTAGTTTTAACAACCGCATTAAACAGCAATTCACCTATTGGAGAACATGTAAAAAAACATGGTGACGGAGTAAAAGTGATTGCGCTTTGGGTTGAAGATGCAAAAAATGCTTTTAAAGAAACAACGAAACGCGGTGCAAAACCTTACTTTGAACCAACTGTAGAAAAAGACGAGAACGGAGAAGTTATTCGTGCGGGTATCTATGGTGCCTATGGAGAAACCGTTTTTATTTTTGTAGAACGTAAAAATTATAACGGCGTATTTTTACCAGGTTATAACGAATGGAAATCAGAGTATAACCCTGAACCAGTTGGTTTAAAATATATTGATCACATGGTTGGAAACACAGGATGGAACAGAATGAATGAAGCTGTAAAATGGTTTGAAGACGTGATGGGATTTGTTAATTTCTTATCTTTTGATGACAAACAAATTACTACCGAATATTCTGCTTTGATGTCTAAAGTAATGAGTAACGGGAATGGTAGAATAAAATTTCCAATTAATGAACCTGCTAACGGTAAAAAAAGATCACAAATTGAAGAATACTTAGATTTTTATGAAGATGAAGGGGTACAGCATATTGCAGTTGCTACTGATGATATTATTTCTACTGTTGCAAAAATGCGTGAAAGAGGAATTGAATTTTTAAGCACTCCTCCTCAAGCCTATTATGATGCAATTCCTGAACGATTAAAAGACCACATGTCTAAGTTTAAAGAAGACATTACTGAACTTCAAAAATTAGGAATTATGATTGATGCGGATGATGAAGGATATTTATTGCAAATTTTTACCAAACCCGTAGAAGACAGACCAACGTTGTTCTTTGAAATTATACAACGAATGGGGGCAAAAGGATTTGGTGCCGGTAACTTCAAAGCACTGTTCGAATCTATTGAACGCGAACAAGAATTGAGAGGAACATTATAA
- a CDS encoding homogentisate 1,2-dioxygenase, producing the protein MPIYHKLGTIPHKRHIQFRKENGDLYYEQLFGTIGFDGMSTNMYHEHRPTQVKEIKKQYDVAPKIAKANNIQSYRLRGFQVAPQDDFLESRKIVLTNADCHIVLAAPKKSTTDYFYKNTDSDEVIFIHKGTGKLRTMLGNLDFKYGDYLVIPRGMIYKIDFDTEDNRLFIVESRRPVYTPKQYRNWFGQLLEHSPFCERDIRRPEELETHNEKGDFLIKIKKKDEIFDMIYATHPFDVVGYDGYNYPYAFSIHDFEPITGRIHLPPPIHQTFETDAFVICSFVPRLYDYHPQSIPAPYNHSNIDADEVLYYVDGDFMSRNDIEAGHISLHPAGIPHGPHPGAVERSIGKTETQELAVMVDTFKPLMVTEEAMKIADEKYYQSWLD; encoded by the coding sequence ATGCCTATTTATCATAAATTAGGAACAATTCCTCATAAACGCCATATTCAATTTAGAAAAGAAAATGGCGACTTATATTATGAACAATTGTTTGGTACTATTGGTTTTGACGGAATGTCAACCAACATGTATCACGAACATAGACCTACACAAGTCAAAGAAATAAAAAAACAATATGATGTAGCTCCAAAAATTGCGAAAGCAAACAATATTCAGTCTTACAGACTAAGAGGGTTTCAAGTAGCGCCACAAGACGATTTTTTAGAAAGTAGAAAAATAGTGTTGACTAATGCTGATTGCCATATTGTATTGGCCGCACCAAAAAAATCAACAACAGATTATTTTTATAAAAACACAGATTCTGACGAAGTGATTTTCATCCATAAAGGAACGGGAAAATTAAGAACCATGCTAGGAAATCTAGATTTTAAATATGGTGACTATTTGGTTATTCCACGTGGAATGATTTATAAAATAGACTTCGACACAGAAGACAACCGCCTATTCATAGTAGAATCCAGAAGACCTGTTTACACGCCTAAACAATATAGAAATTGGTTTGGTCAATTACTAGAACATTCGCCTTTTTGCGAAAGAGACATTCGTCGTCCTGAAGAATTAGAAACACATAATGAAAAAGGAGATTTCTTAATAAAAATCAAAAAGAAAGATGAAATTTTTGATATGATCTATGCCACACATCCATTTGATGTTGTTGGATATGATGGTTATAATTATCCTTATGCCTTTTCTATTCATGACTTTGAACCAATTACAGGAAGAATTCATCTGCCACCTCCTATTCATCAGACATTTGAAACCGATGCGTTTGTAATTTGCTCTTTTGTGCCAAGGTTGTATGACTATCATCCACAATCTATTCCTGCACCATACAATCATAGTAATATTGATGCCGATGAGGTGTTGTATTATGTAGATGGTGATTTCATGAGCAGAAACGACATTGAAGCGGGTCATATTTCATTACATCCAGCAGGCATTCCGCACGGTCCACACCCAGGAGCTGTTGAAAGAAGTATTGGAAAAACTGAAACGCAAGAATTGGCAGTTATGGTTGACACATTTAAACCTTTAATGGTTACAGAAGAGGCTATGAAAATAGCAGATGAAAAATATTATCAATCTTGGTTAGATTAA
- a CDS encoding amino acid permease, with protein MMSIWRVKPVSAFEADMKKSGLNRVLTRWGLTSLGIGAIIGGGIFTLTGIAAHDYAGPALALSFVIAGIGCLFASLCYAEFASVLPVEGSAYAYAYGTIGEVFAWFIGWNLILEYMMGATTVAVAWSGYFTKLLGLFHVRLPLSLLSDKATAVEKLNHAKAVDAVKEYLATHTNATFEQIKSAFANAEFAGAFKSLTSLKDFQNFATGEGVAKFAEHYSSIDLSGLVFNLPAFLITWLITAILVKGIKEAAKTNNIIVIIKIAVVLFVIIVGAFYIDTTNWVPFIPEETTTIVDGVEKINFGFGGVLTAATIVFFAYIGFDAVSTQAGEAINPKKDVPFAIIASLIICTVLYILVSLVLTGMVRFDQLDKAAPVASAFSGVGLKWATLLITVAATAGLMSVMLVMMLGQTRIFLGMSKDGLLPSFFKDLHPKFLTPHKSTILIGLIISIVAALTPIEKVSEMCSMGTLLAFAMVCMAVMVLRVKKPELERPYKTPAVYVVGTLGVCFNIFLMTQVRTETWYTFLIWGSFGIIVYLLYSKRHSNLEKES; from the coding sequence ATTATGTCAATTTGGAGAGTAAAACCTGTTTCAGCATTTGAAGCAGACATGAAAAAAAGCGGTTTAAATCGCGTTCTTACACGATGGGGACTTACCTCATTAGGAATTGGAGCAATTATTGGAGGTGGAATTTTTACATTGACGGGTATTGCTGCTCACGATTATGCAGGGCCAGCATTAGCTTTGTCTTTTGTAATTGCCGGTATTGGATGTTTATTTGCTTCTCTTTGTTATGCAGAATTTGCCTCTGTACTTCCCGTAGAAGGATCGGCATATGCCTATGCTTATGGTACTATTGGAGAAGTTTTTGCTTGGTTCATAGGTTGGAATTTAATTCTAGAATACATGATGGGAGCCACAACCGTAGCGGTAGCTTGGAGTGGATATTTCACCAAATTATTAGGTCTTTTTCACGTAAGACTTCCCCTCAGTTTATTATCTGATAAGGCAACAGCCGTAGAAAAATTAAATCATGCAAAAGCAGTAGATGCAGTAAAAGAGTACCTTGCTACTCATACAAATGCTACGTTTGAACAAATAAAAAGTGCATTTGCAAACGCAGAATTTGCTGGTGCTTTTAAAAGTTTGACTTCCCTTAAAGATTTTCAAAACTTTGCTACGGGCGAAGGAGTGGCTAAATTTGCAGAACATTATTCTTCTATAGACTTATCTGGATTGGTTTTTAACCTTCCTGCATTTTTAATTACTTGGTTAATTACTGCTATCCTAGTTAAAGGGATTAAAGAAGCTGCAAAAACAAACAATATCATTGTAATCATAAAAATTGCAGTCGTGTTATTTGTTATCATTGTAGGAGCTTTTTATATCGATACGACTAATTGGGTGCCTTTCATTCCTGAAGAAACCACAACAATAGTTGATGGAGTAGAAAAAATTAATTTTGGATTTGGCGGTGTACTTACTGCTGCAACGATTGTATTCTTTGCTTATATTGGATTTGACGCCGTTTCCACTCAAGCGGGCGAAGCTATTAATCCTAAAAAAGATGTACCTTTTGCAATTATTGCTTCCTTAATTATTTGTACCGTACTATATATATTAGTTTCTTTAGTATTAACCGGAATGGTTCGTTTTGACCAATTAGATAAAGCTGCGCCAGTGGCCTCTGCATTTAGTGGTGTTGGTTTAAAATGGGCAACTTTACTTATTACAGTAGCTGCAACTGCAGGCTTAATGTCGGTAATGTTAGTAATGATGTTAGGACAAACACGTATATTTTTAGGAATGTCTAAAGACGGACTACTTCCTTCGTTTTTTAAAGATTTACACCCTAAATTTTTAACTCCACATAAAAGCACCATTCTAATAGGGTTAATAATCTCTATTGTAGCAGCGTTAACACCTATTGAAAAAGTTTCTGAAATGTGTTCTATGGGAACCTTACTTGCGTTTGCAATGGTGTGTATGGCAGTTATGGTTCTTAGAGTAAAAAAACCAGAATTAGAAAGACCTTATAAAACTCCTGCCGTATATGTTGTGGGAACTTTAGGTGTTTGTTTTAATATATTTTTAATGACTCAGGTTAGAACTGAAACTTGGTATACTTTTTTAATATGGGGTTCGTTTGGTATTATAGTATATTTATTATATAGTAAACGCCACTCAAATCTTGAAAAAGAATCATAA